The Halopelagius inordinatus genomic interval CCGAGCATCTCGCCGAGGGTCACGTACCCTCGATTGCGGCCGATGAGCCACTGGCGGTAGCCGACGAGATACCAGAGGATGGCAAAGAGGATGCCGTCCATCAGCCCCATCACGAGAATCCACTCGGGCCCGGCGGAGAACGCGAGGTTCGGACCGCCGAAGAAGGTAAACGCCGAGAGAAGCGTCGCGAACGTCGTAAACAGGAGTACGACGGTTCCGAGCGACCGACTCGCGAGGTAGTAGTCCTCGGCGTCCCGACTCGTCAGGCGGTACGCGAGTGCGCCGACGACGACGGAGACGACGAGGTAGACGGAGACGACGCCGAGTTGAACGAGGAGGTCCGTCGCGACCATCTCAGGGTACCTCCGCAGTCTCCATCAGTCGGTCCCACGCGCCGAGGGTGAACGCGTAGAACGCCGCCGACGCGACGAGCATCCAGCCGATGTGCCACCACAACCACACCGGGAGTCCGGCCCACGTCGTCGCGTCGCGCCACATGAACCAGGGGATGGCGAACACGACCAAGAGGGCGAACACCCCGTACCAGAGGTAATCTGTCTTCGACCTCGCCATTACGAATAATCTGTTACCCTACGGACGTAAATATTATCATTCCTAATTCGATTGCGGGAACCGAA includes:
- a CDS encoding DUF3311 domain-containing protein — its product is MARSKTDYLWYGVFALLVVFAIPWFMWRDATTWAGLPVWLWWHIGWMLVASAAFYAFTLGAWDRLMETAEVP